The window GCAGTGCGCTTTCTTTTTTATTCTTTGCGCAGTGCGCGTCTCTCTTCCTTCGCCCAGTGCGGGGCGTCTGTCAACAGGAGAAGGGCCGCCTCCGGCGAGGGGGCCGCTGCGCGGCTGGGAGTTCCGCCGGAAGGCGAGGGGGCCGCTGCGCGAAAGGCATTGAGTAAAAGGCTGCCTTGACCGGGGGCTGGTTGCCCTGCGGGCGCGGCGGGTTTTTCCTTTGCACGCTATTTGGGCCGCCTCCGGCGAGGGCAGGGGGCCAAGGGCGGGGCTGCGCCCCCCCTTAGGCCCCCCACACCCCCCATAACCCCCCGCTTTTCAGGGCAGCCCCATCATGTTCGGCGCGGCTGGGGCGCGCCGCTTGCGCGACCGCGCCCCTTATGCCGGGCGCAACAACCGCAGGCCCTACAGCCAACATCCGTTACGTTGTCCCGTGCCTCGCAGCTTTTGTATCCTCCAGGTCTTCATCGCGTTTGCCGTCATTTTTTGCCCTCTGTTGGTTGGGCGTCCGCGTGACCATGTTCGGCGCGGCTGGGGTGTGCCGCTGCGCGACCACACCCCTTTATGCCGCGCTCAACGCCAGCGAAATCCCACATTCGTGCGCCGTCAGCATGCTGGATGGTTTCGGCAAGCCCTTGTGGCGCGAGAAACATTTTTTTTGCGGTCAGGGTACGCCCTGTACGGTTCTGTGGGGGAATGAAGTTTTTTGAAGGGGATGGGGGGCGCGGGGGGAAGGGGGGACTTTTGTCCACAAAAGTCCCCCCTTCCCCCCACAAAACCTTTTCTTACAATTCAGGCGGAAGTTCCTGAAGTTGTTTCCAGGTAAAGACGGGGCCGTCCACACAGACGTAGCGACCGCCGATATTGCAGCGTCCGCAGATGCCGATGCCGCATTTCATGCGTTTTTCCAGGGTGGTGACGATGTTTTCAGGCGCAAAGTTGAGTTTTTGCAGGGCCTGCACGGTGAATTTGATCATGATGGGCGGTCCGCAGAGCACGGCCACGCAATTGTCCGGCTTGGGGTTGATTTCCAGAAGCACGTTGGGGATGAGGCCCACCTTGTGTTCCCAGCCGTCAAAGGGGGCGTCGATGCACAGGGTGCAGTCCAGATCGGGGCGGCGCAGCCAGTCTTCGGTTTCGTAGCTGAAGGCCATGTCGCGGGGGCTGCGCGCGCCATAGAGCAGGTTGATTTTGCCGTAGTCCGCCCGGTGCTCCAGCAGGTGGAGCATGATGGTGCGGATGGGGGCCATGCCGATGCCGCCGCCCACGAAAAAGATATCTTTACCCTTCCAGTCGTTGTAGGGAAAGAAGTTGCCCAGGGGGGCGCGCACGCCCACCTTGTCGCCGGGGGAGAGGCGGTGGATGGCCGCAGTCACTTCGCCCGCCTGCATGACGGAAAACTGCAGGTAGTCCTTCTGGGACGGCGGGGAATTGATGACAAAGGTGGATTCGCCCGCGCCGAACACGGAAAGCTGCCCCACCTGGCCGGGCTCATAGGTAAAGTTGCGCATGGTTTCGGGGTCGTCCAACACCACGCGCAGGGTTTTGATATTGCCGGTTTCCTGGATAACTTCAGCCACGGTGGCGGGCATGGGCTTATAGGGGTTGCCCTGCATCATGGGCCGGGGGCTGATGGTGTGACGGTATTCGCCGGGCTTGGGCGCGGCGGCTTTGGGGGCCGTCGGGCTCACGGGCGCGGTTGCCTTTTCCGGAGCGGCCATGGGCTTCTCCTTCACGGGGGCCGTGGCGGCGGCCGCTTTGGCGGCGGGCTTGGGCGCGGCGGTGGGTTTGGTTTTGGCGGAAGTTTTTTTGGTTGCCATGGGCTCCTACTCCTTGGGGCTCTGCCCTTCATCCATGGCGGCCAGCACAATGGCGCGGATGTCCAGGCAGACGGGGCAGTTGCTGATGCAGCGGCCGCAGCCGTTGCAGGAGAAGACGCCCCAGTTTTCAGGATAGGTGGAGAATTTGTGCGACACGCGGTTGCGCATGCGCAGCGCCTTGAGCATGCGGGGGTTGTGGCCGCTGGCCTCCCGCGTGAACAGAGAGGACATGCAGTTGTCCCAGCTGCGCAGGCGGCGTCCGCCCTTCTCGCTCAGGCCTTCGCCCTCGTCGGTGATGGTGAAGCAGTAGCAAGTGGGGCAGAAGTAGGTGCACGCGCCGCAGGAGAGGCAGCGGTCTGTCCAGCGCTGCCAGAAGTCCACATCCGTAAAGCGGGCGGCCACTTTTTGCGGGGCTTCTTTAAGATTTGGCGCGGGCTCCAGGCTGGCCCAGGCCGCTTTGCGGGCGGCTTCGGCTTTGGGGAAGAGCTCCGCTCCGTCTTTGAGGTCAGAGGCCTCCAGCAGTTCCGCGCCCTTGGGCGTGATGGCCTGGAGCACATAGCCGCCCTCGATTTCGGTCATGAGCACGTCCGAACCTTCGGGAGAGGTGGGGCCGCCGCCCACCCAGTGGCAGAAACAGGTGTTGCAGCCGCAGGGACAGGTGAGGGTGATCACCGCCAGCTGTTCGCGCCGGGCCTTGTAGTAGGGGTCGGCGTAGGGGCCTTTAAGGTAGGGGCGGTCCAGGGTGGCATAGCCGCGCGCGTCGCAGGGGCGACAGGCGAAGACTACGGTGGGCTGGGCTTCGGGCGTGTCGTCCAGGCTCATGGAGACACGTTCGGGGTTTTCGGGGTCTTTGGTTTTTTTGTAGCGCACCAGGGTTTCGCACTGGGGCAGCACGGCTTCCTTGGCGGGCACAGTGGCTTTGGTCAGGGTAAAGGGCTTGCCTTCCTGCCAGGGCTCGAAGACCACCGAGAGCTTGTCCGCCGGTTTTTCCACCGGCGCCAGCACCCGGCGGCCGTTTTGCGAGAGGTAGGCCAGAAAAGCGGGCAGACCGTCAGGGGTAACAAAGCGGAAGGTGCTCATTTCCAGTCCCTCTCATGAATATTCTTTTCAACCACTTCATAGCCCAGCAGGGGCGGCGTGTCGTCCGGGTTGAGGCCGGGCTTGTAGCCGTCAAAGAGCTGGCCCACGGCGCGGGCTATCTGCTGGCGCAAGGCCAGAATGGGGATGCCCACGGGGCAGGCCCGCTGGCATTCGCCGCAGCCCGTGCAGCGCCCGGCCAGGTGCAGGGCGTGGATGGTCTGGAAAAAGAGTTTTTCTTTGGCCGAATCTTCCTGTGACATCCAGTGGGGGTCGCGGCTGTCTGAAACGCAGAAGTCGCGGCACACGCACATGGGGCAGGCGTTGCGGCAGGCGTAGCAGCGCAGGCAGCGGTCCATCTGCGCCTTCCAGAAGCCCAGGCGCTGGTCCAGGCTCATGGAATCCAGCAGGGCCAGTTCCGGCGGGGTACAGGGGCCGGGTTCCACCTTGACGGGTTCGCCCAGGCGCGTGTCGGCCAGCACGGCCGACGGCGTGGTACAGCCGTAGCACTTGCCCTGGGCGTAGTCCGTGATGCAGAAGCGGTGTTCCTTGCCGTCGGCGGTGATGGTCACGCCGGCCTCGTCGTAGCTGACGCTGTCGATCTTGGTGTAGCGGCCCAAATCCTGATTGACGCGGGCCATATCCAGGGTACCCTCGCAGGGCAGGGCAAAGATGGTCACGTCCTCGCGGCGGATGAGATTTTCCTGCAGCAGTTCCACCACAGAGCGGGAATCGCAGCCCTTGACCACCACGCCCACCTTCTTGCCTTTGAAGGACGGCAGGTACACGGCGGGGTTGTTGACGTTAAAGGGCCCCCAGACCAGCTTGTCCACGTCTTCGGGCGTGCGCATGAACAGGGGCACGGTGTGGGCCGCGTCGTAGCCCTGCTGCCAGCCGATGACGCAGTCCAGTTCTGGCAGCTTGGCCTTGATGGCCTCTTTGAGGTCGTCCAGGGCGGCCTTCTGCCCTGTGCCCAAAGGCCGCAGGGACTTGAGGGCCATGTCGGCCACTTCCAGCAGGGGGTCGGCGTTTTCCAGCCTGGGGGCGGGCCCCAGTTTGTGGATGCGGTCAGTGAAGACCGTCACCACCTGCTGCCAGCGCTGGCCTTCGGAGGCGGAAACCCAGGTGTATTCAAAGCGACGTTCATCAATGCCCAGCACGGGCAGGAACTGCTTGAGCACTTCCAGGCGGCGGCGGGCGTAGAAGTTGCCCGCGGCGTAGTGGCAGTCGCGCGGGTGGCAGCCGGAAACCAGTACGCCGTCCGCGCCGTTGAGCAGGGCCTTGACGATGAACAGGGGGTCGATGCGGC is drawn from Desulfovibrio legallii and contains these coding sequences:
- a CDS encoding FAD/NAD(P)-binding protein, yielding MQGNPYKPMPATVAEVIQETGNIKTLRVVLDDPETMRNFTYEPGQVGQLSVFGAGESTFVINSPPSQKDYLQFSVMQAGEVTAAIHRLSPGDKVGVRAPLGNFFPYNDWKGKDIFFVGGGIGMAPIRTIMLHLLEHRADYGKINLLYGARSPRDMAFSYETEDWLRRPDLDCTLCIDAPFDGWEHKVGLIPNVLLEINPKPDNCVAVLCGPPIMIKFTVQALQKLNFAPENIVTTLEKRMKCGIGICGRCNIGGRYVCVDGPVFTWKQLQELPPEL
- a CDS encoding 4Fe-4S dicluster domain-containing protein; translation: MSTFRFVTPDGLPAFLAYLSQNGRRVLAPVEKPADKLSVVFEPWQEGKPFTLTKATVPAKEAVLPQCETLVRYKKTKDPENPERVSMSLDDTPEAQPTVVFACRPCDARGYATLDRPYLKGPYADPYYKARREQLAVITLTCPCGCNTCFCHWVGGGPTSPEGSDVLMTEIEGGYVLQAITPKGAELLEASDLKDGAELFPKAEAARKAAWASLEPAPNLKEAPQKVAARFTDVDFWQRWTDRCLSCGACTYFCPTCYCFTITDEGEGLSEKGGRRLRSWDNCMSSLFTREASGHNPRMLKALRMRNRVSHKFSTYPENWGVFSCNGCGRCISNCPVCLDIRAIVLAAMDEGQSPKE
- a CDS encoding hydrogenase iron-sulfur subunit, which gives rise to MPVLTGKELRIVGFLCNWCSYGGADTAGVARATQPTDLRIIRVPCSGRIDPLFIVKALLNGADGVLVSGCHPRDCHYAAGNFYARRRLEVLKQFLPVLGIDERRFEYTWVSASEGQRWQQVVTVFTDRIHKLGPAPRLENADPLLEVADMALKSLRPLGTGQKAALDDLKEAIKAKLPELDCVIGWQQGYDAAHTVPLFMRTPEDVDKLVWGPFNVNNPAVYLPSFKGKKVGVVVKGCDSRSVVELLQENLIRREDVTIFALPCEGTLDMARVNQDLGRYTKIDSVSYDEAGVTITADGKEHRFCITDYAQGKCYGCTTPSAVLADTRLGEPVKVEPGPCTPPELALLDSMSLDQRLGFWKAQMDRCLRCYACRNACPMCVCRDFCVSDSRDPHWMSQEDSAKEKLFFQTIHALHLAGRCTGCGECQRACPVGIPILALRQQIARAVGQLFDGYKPGLNPDDTPPLLGYEVVEKNIHERDWK